The Atlantibacter hermannii genomic interval CAATAAGATGCGCCAGTCGCCAACTTACATCACGTAAATCCATCTCTTTATTTCCTGAATCATGAATTAACGTGAGAATAGGATAATTCGACCCGGCGATCTACCCGTCGGTGCTAAGGATAATTAACGAATCACCCTAAAATTATTTAATATATTGATACCCTGAATAGCCCTGTCGCTTTCTGCCCGCTGACTGTGCGATTTTCCCGGGAAACGAACGCATCCCTGATGACTGATTACGGTCAATTTCTGCATGGTTATGCATAAAAAGCGTGATTTTCGCCTCTGGCAAAACTGGTCATTTCTTCTGTGAAGAACGTATTTAAAGCATAAATAATTCCAGCCGTTATAAAATTCCCGCTTCGGAAGCATGGCCTGCTAATGGTGCTAAAAAAGTTCGAAAGATGGCGGTTAATTCCAGAAAGGCTAACTTAATAACTCATTGATTTTAGTATTTTTATTTATGTAACCGCGCTTTTATCGCGAGGGTTGGCACAAAAAATTAATTTTAGAGAATATTATCGATAAAAAGCCGTTAAATAAAAATTTATCACTCATTGTCAGCTTATAAGCAGGAAGATAGTCTATATACAGCGCAACAGGCAAACCATATCACTACACAACACCTTGGTGGTTACGGCTGCGTATTCTTTCCTTTAACCCTTATTTCACAGGAGTGCTGACATGTTCTCGCCCCACTCGCGCCTGCGTCATGCGGCGGCGGACACCTTCGCCATGGTGGTGTATTGTTTCGTGGTAGGGATGATTATTGAAATTTTCATCTCTGGCATGACATTCGAACAGTCGCTCTCTTCCCGTCTGGTTTCTATTCCGGTCAACATACTTATTGCCTGGCCTTATGGAATTTACCGGGATGCGTTTATTCGTCAGGCAAAACGATTGAGTACAGGAAGCTGGGCGAAAAACCTCGCCGATGTGCTGGCGTATGTGACCTTCCAGTCTCCTGTCTATGCCGCCATTCTGCTGTTTGTGGGCGCGGACTGGCCTCAGATCGTGGCCGCGGTCAGTTCAAACGCGCTGATCTCAATGCTGATGGGCGCAGCGTACGGGTATTTTCTTGATTATTGCCGCCGACTGTTCCGTGTGGCGGAAGCGCAGCCGCGCGTCCAGTTGTAACGGCGGCAAACAGAACGGGATTATTGCGGTTCGCCAAACAATCCAGACAGATAACGTTCAAGCGCCATGCGGGAGCTGAAACCATGCGGAATGCCATAGTGCTGTTCCGCATCGCCCCCCAGATAAAGTGGGAACTGTTGATAATGATCGCAGGTTTTCATCTCCGAGGCGGGTTCAGCAAGGGTCTGACTGCGCTCTTTCAGGGTAGGATGAATAATTAACGCCGTACGGCCCATACGCGCTTCACGATTCACATAGACATACGCCTCACCGCGGCGATAGCCATATGTTTTTGGGGGTCACTTCCTGCATGGTAAAGCCCACTTTTTCCAGTACGCGCGCTACCTCATCGGGTCGTAAATACATTTTTTTTCCTCATTATCTTTTCACTGCATTGCCAACCTTACAGTAAGGAGCATTAGCAACGCTTTCGGAAAAGTCCATAAACCGCCTCTTAAGGCGTGACCCGGCTCAACGGCAAAAATTCTGGTCTACACTGATAATCACAGCTAACCCATTGGAGGATGACAATGTTTAACAGAATAGATCGGAAGCAGGTCGATGATGGCGTCCAGGAAATTAACGACGATGTAAGCCGTCTGGCCGATTCGCTTGAAGATGTACTGAAATCCTGGGGAAGTGATGCGAAAGATGATGCGGATGCCGCACGCCGCAAAGCAAAAGCCCTGCTGCGTGAAACCCGCGCACGTATGAATGGCCGTAACGGCGTAAGCCAGGCTGCCTGTGACGCAATGGGCTGCGCCGAAACCTATGTACGCCGCAACCCGTGGTGCAGCGTTGGCGTCGCAGCTGCGGCGGGTATTTTTATCGGTGCCCTGCTTAACTGCGGCCCGTAAATAAACGCCTCGCTGTTCTCTAAAGCCTCGGCCCGCGCCGGGGCATTTTTTTTAGCCGCTCACTGCCCCTCTTCCTTTCCCGTCAATGCCTGTTCCCCTTCACCCGCGCTGTAACGGGTACGCTGTCTTGCGCTACGTCGCGCGGCCGCCGCACAGCTTAATGCGTTCGAAACATCTATATATTGTATGGTTGAAACAAAAACAAACTATATCTAGTATTAATCACATCAGCCACCCCTTGTGACATGACCCATGTATCACGCCGTTGTGTCACCATAGATGGAAATACGAATCATGCGCATTACTATTTACACCCGTAACGATTGTGTTCCAGTGCCATGCAACGAAACGCGCCATTGAAAGCCGCGGACTGGCGTTTGAGCTGGTTAATCTGGATACCCAACCCGAGGCCATCGACGCGCTGCGGGCGCAAGGTTTCCGCCAGTTGCCGGTGGTTATCACAGACACATTAAGCTGGTCAGGTTTCCGGCCAGATATGATCAACCGTCTTGTCCCGACACGAAAGGCGGCAAGCGCATGAGCCAGTTGGTCTACTTTTCCAGCCGTTCTGAAAATACCCATCGTTTTATTCAACGGCTGGGCTTGCCTGCACTGCGCATCGCGATTGATGGCAAGGCGTCGCTGAAAGTAGATCAACCTTACATCCTGGTCGTCCCCAGCTACGGCGGCGGCGAAACCAAAGGTGCGGTGCCGCGCCAGGTTATCCAGTTTCTTAATGATGAAGGCAACCGCGCGTTACTGCGCGGCGTGATCGCGGCGGGTAATCGCAATTTTGGCGACGCATTCTGTCGGGCCGGTGACGTCATTGCCCAAAAGTGCCAGGTGCCCTGTCTCTACCGTTTTGAATTGATGGGCACGATGCACGACATCGAAAACGTGCGTAAGGGAGTTAAAAAATTTTGGCAACGATAGAACACTCATCCGTTATGGCCGACACGGCGGATTACCATGCGCTGAACGCGATGCTCAATCTGTACGATCCCCAGGGCCGCATTCAGTTTGAAAAAGATAAGCAGGCCGTGGCGGCGTTTATGACGCATCACGTACTGCCGAACAGTGTTGATTTTGACAATCAACGGACGCGGTTGCGCTGGCTGGTTGAAGAGAACTATTACGATCCAACCGTGTTGCAGCGCTATAACGAGGAGTTCGTCGTTGCGCTTTTTGACCGGGCCGCAGCCGCCGGATTTCAGTTCCAGACCTTCACGGGTGCGTGGAAGTTCTACACCAGCTACACGTTAAAACCTTCGACGGAAAGCGGTATCTCGAACATTTTCCCGATCGTGCCTGTATGGTGGCGTTAACCCTGGCGCAGGGCGATGAAAATCTCGCGACGGCCCTGCTCGATGAGATCCTGAGCGGTCGTTTTCAACCTGCCACGCCCACTTTTCTCAACAGCGGCAAACGGCAACGCGGCGAACTGGTTTCCTGCTTCCTGTTGCGTATCGAAGACAATATGGAATCCATTGGCCGGGCGGTGAATTCTGCGCTGCAACTTTCAAAACGCGGCGGCGGCGTGGCATTTCTCCTGTCGAACCTGCGTGAGGCCGGCGCGCCAATTAAGCGCATCGAAAACCAGTCTTCCGGTGTTATTCCCGTGATGAAAATGCTCGAAGACGCCTTTTCCTACGCCAACCAACTGGGCGCGCGCCAGGGAGCCGGTGCGGTCTATCTTCACGCCCATCACCGGATATTTTGCGTTTTCTGGATACCAAACGGGAAAACGCCGACGAAAAAATTCGTATCAAAACGCTCTCGCTGGGCGTGGTCATCCCGGATATCACCTTCCAGCTCGCCAAACAAAACGCGCAAATGGCGCTGTTTTTCACCCTACGATGTGGAGCGGCTGTACGGAAAAGCCTTCGGGGATATCAGCATCAGC includes:
- the ygaW gene encoding inner membrane protein — its product is MFSPHSRLRHAAADTFAMVVYCFVVGMIIEIFISGMTFEQSLSSRLVSIPVNILIAWPYGIYRDAFIRQAKRLSTGSWAKNLADVLAYVTFQSPVYAAILLFVGADWPQIVAAVSSNALISMLMGAAYGYFLDYCRRLFRVAEAQPRVQL
- the ygaC_1 gene encoding protein — translated: MNREARMGRTALIIHPTLKERSQTLAEPASEMKTCDHYQQFPLYLGGDAEQHYGIPHGFSSRMALERYLSGLFGEPQ
- the ygaC_2 gene encoding protein, with product MYLRPDEVARVLEKVGFTMQEVTPKNIWLSPR
- the ygaM gene encoding protein, which translates into the protein MFNRIDRKQVDDGVQEINDDVSRLADSLEDVLKSWGSDAKDDADAARRKAKALLRETRARMNGRNGVSQAACDAMGCAETYVRRNPWCSVGVAAAAGIFIGALLNCGP
- the nrdI gene encoding ribonucleotide reductase stimulatory protein, with the translated sequence MSQLVYFSSRSENTHRFIQRLGLPALRIAIDGKASLKVDQPYILVVPSYGGGETKGAVPRQVIQFLNDEGNRALLRGVIAAGNRNFGDAFCRAGDVIAQKCQVPCLYRFELMGTMHDIENVRKGVKKFWQR
- the nrdE_1 gene encoding ribonucleoside-diphosphate reductase 2 alpha chain; this translates as MATIEHSSVMADTADYHALNAMLNLYDPQGRIQFEKDKQAVAAFMTHHVLPNSVDFDNQRTRLRWLVEENYYDPTVLQRYNEEFVVALFDRAAAAGFQFQTFTGAWKFYTSYTLKPSTESGISNIFPIVPVWWR
- the nrdE_2 gene encoding ribonucleoside-diphosphate reductase 2 alpha chain; this translates as MVALTLAQGDENLATALLDEILSGRFQPATPTFLNSGKRQRGELVSCFLLRIEDNMESIGRAVNSALQLSKRGGGVAFLLSNLREAGAPIKRIENQSSGVIPVMKMLEDAFSYANQLGARQGAGAVYLHAHHRIFCVFWIPNGKTPTKKFVSKRSRWAWSSRISPSSSPNKTRKWRCFSPYDVERLYGKAFGDISISALYDTLVADDRVRKSWINARDFFQTLAEIQFESGYPYLMFEDTVNRANPIAGHINMSNLCSEILQVNSPSEYDENLDYTTVGKDISCNLGSLNIAHAMDAPDFGPYGGHRGSGAHRGF